The window AAGGgtctgggagggcagggggttTATGGGGTTTAGGGAGTCTGAGAGGGCAGGGGGTTTATGGGGTTTGGGCATTTGGGATGGCAGAGGGTTTATGGGGTTTGGAGGGTCTAGAATAGTAGGGGGttatggggttttggggggtctgggatGGCAGGGGGTTtatggggtttggggggtctggggtggCAGGGGATTTACGGGGTTTGGGGGGATCTAGGGTGGTAGGGGGTTTATGGGGTTTGGATATTTGGGATGGCAGGGGGTTtatggggtttggggggtttgggagggcagggggtttatggggtttgggggggtttgggagggCAGGGGGTTTATGGGGTTTGGATGTTTGGGATGGCAGGGGGTTtatggggtttggggggtctaGAATAGTAGGAGGttatggggttttgggggggttgggatgGCAGGGGGTTTATGGGGTTTGGATGTTTGGGATGGCAGGGGGTTtatggggtttgggggggtctgggATGGCAGGGGGTTTATGGGGTTTAGATGTTTGGGATGGCAGGGGGTTTATGGGGTTTGGATGTTTGGGATGGCAGGGGGTTTATGGGGTTTGGATGTTTGGGATGGCAGGGGGTTtatggggtttgggggggtctgggATGGCAGGGGGTTTATGGGGTTTAGATGTTTGGGATGGCAGGGGGTTTATGGGGcttgggggggtttgggagggCAGGGGGTTTATGGGGTTTGGGTGTTTGGGATAGCAGGGGGTTTATGGAGTTTGGGAAATCAGGAGGGGTTGGGGGATCTGGGGCAGCAGAGACCCCCGGGGAAGGGGGTGATGGACTGGGGGActcagcccctctccccccctcccccaggacAGCTCGGGGCTGCGGCTCTGGAAGCGCCGCTGGTTTGTCCTGGCGGATCTCTGCCTCTACTACTACCGGGGtgaggggggcggggggggcgggacACCCTGGGGGGGCGGGGACCTGCGGGTGAGGAGGGGCTTGAGCGACCTGGGGTACCTGTGTGGGGGTGTCAGCGATCCTGGGGGATCCCCGGGGCATTGGGGATCCTGGGAGACTGGGGGGCCCTGCGGTGTTGGTGGTTCCTGGGAATCTCAGGGATCCCAAGGGGACTAATGGTCCCTGGGGGTCAGGGTTCCTGGGGTATTGGGGGGCTGTAAGGGGGGAGGGCAAAAGACTGGGTGTCCCTGGAGTGTTGGAGGTCCCTGGAGTGGTCAGGGATCCCAGTGGGATCACGGATCCGTGGGGCATTTGAGGGTCTCTGGGGGAGTCAGGGATtcctgtgggatttggggtcccTGGAGCTTGGGGTGTTCCTGGAGGTTCAGGGAGCCCCGGGAATTGGGAGTCCCTGGGGCATTTGGGGGTCTCAGGACGGGATGGGGATTCTGACAGGATCAGGGGTCCCTAGGGCgttgggggtccctgggggacTGAAAAGGTCCTTGGTGGGGTTCTGAggtctgggggggctctggAGGTTTGGGGGCAGCCGATGGGACTCAGAGGAGTTCCCAGCACCCCCCTGGTGATCCTGGGGGTCTCGAGGTGCCCACGGAGTCCCTGGCACCCCCGCTCTGATCCCTCTTTGCCCCCCAGACAGCAGCGAGCAGCGAGTGCGGGGCGGGCTCCCCCTGCCCGGCTACGAGATCCGCGTCCTaccccccgccccccgcgccccccagTTCCTGTTCACGGTCAGCCCCGGGCCCCGGGGCCGCGGATCCGGGGGTGCCCTGGGTGTGGGGACAGGGCCCGAAGACCCGGCCCCCCAACCATGGAACCCCCTCGTTCCCAGGCCGAGCACCCCGGGATGCGAACGTACTGCCTGGGGGCTGAGACCCCCGAGGAGCTGCACGCCTGGGTCTGTGCCCTGCGCCGGGGGGCATCGCCCCTGCCCGGCTCACTGGGGTACGGGGGCTTAGGGGCACAGGGGGTACGGGGGGCATCGCCCTTGCTCGGTAAAGAGGTTAGAGGGGGTAGGAGGGCGCAGGGGGCattgtccctgccctggggagtgGGATACGGGGGGCACGGGGAGCACCGAGGGGCACGGGAGGCATCGCCCCTGCCCAGAGGAAGGGGGTACGGGGGGCACAGCGGGACCGGGGTCATCGCTCTTGCCTGGGTAAGTGGGGtagggggacacggggggcaTCGCCCTTGCTCGGTAAATGGGGTAGGGGGGGTATGAGGGGACAGGGGGCATTGTCCCTGCTCGGGGGAGTGGGAtacggggggcacggggggcatCGCCCCTGCCCGGGCGAGGAGGGTATGGGGGGCACCGGGTGGCAGTGGGGGGCATGGGGGGCATCACCCTTGTCCGGGTAAGTGAGGTAGGGGGGCACGGGGGCATCGCCCCTGCCCCGGGGAGTGGGGTATTGGGGcaccggggggcaccggggggcaCTGCCCCTGCCAGAGTGAGTGACGTACGGGGGATATAGGGCACCGAGGGGCACCGGGGGCATCGCCTCTTCCCGGGCGAGGAAGGtatggggggcacggggggcaccggggggcaTCGCCCTGCCGGGGAGAGTGGGGTACGAGGGGcacaggggcactgggggggctggaTCCATGAGGGGGCACAAGGAGCCTGAGTactgaggggtttgggggatcCCAGAAGGcgggaggaggtgggagagtTTGGGGGGGGTCAGAGAGAGCTTGGGGGGATTGGTGGGGGGGTCACAGAGTGCTGGGGGCGGTTGGGGGCAGTTAACCCTTTAACACCtgttttctcccccctccccagctccccccgcTCCCTGTCCCCGCAGACACCCCAGGACGCCCCCGGTGCAGGTTCCCCCTCGCCCCCATTGCCCACCCGCCCCCCTGGCTGGTGCTCCCCGTGCCCCCggggggaggggctggggggcccccctgtgcccccccctcGCCGCCCCCCGCTCCCTCTGCTGCCCCCCGGCGAGGTGAGctggggggggcactgggactTGTACTGGGGGAGGGGGCAGTTACTGGGGTGATTGTGGGGCAGGTCTGGGGGGCAGGCTGGGGGGCTAAGAGGTAAGAGGGGGTTATGGGGCAAAAgggggggctctggggcaggaggggggttATAGGGCAGGAGGAGCTCTGAGGCAGAAGGAGGGGCTCAGGGGCAGAGGGTTATGGGGCAGGTGGGGCTatgggggagagagggggaggcTATGGGTTAGGAGGGGTTATGGGGCAGAGTAGGGGGCCTATGGGGAAGGAGGGTGGGGatttggggcaggaggggctgtggggcagggtgggggaagtctggggcagggtgggggagctctggggcagggtgggggagctctggggcaggaggggtgtctctggggcagaggaggggctctggggcagggcaggggtcTCCggatggggcaggaggaggagggggtgctCTGGGACAGaggaggtgtccctggggcaGAGAGTGGGTCTCTGGAGCCGGGGGTTGGCAGGAGGGGGGCTCTAGGCAGAGGAGGGGTCTCTGGGGCAGAGGGTGGGccctgggacaggagagggTGTCAGGGGCAGAGGGTGGGCTCTAGGGCAGGACGGAGtgctctgtggggcagagggagggtcTCTgaagccgggggggggggggcaggaggaggggccCTGGGCAGAGGAGGCGTCCTTGGAGCCGAGGGGGGTctcaggggcagaggaggggtcTCTGTAGCCGAGGGGACGGAGCAGCTCCGGGGACGCCGCGGGTCAGGCTGGAGCATCGGTCCCTCCTGTGCCCTCCCGCAGGTGCCCCCAGCGCAGGAGGAGCTCCCGGCCCGGGAGGACCCCGGGGCCGCTCTGGGGGGACCGCGGGGACGCCCCGACCCCGAAACCACTCCCGCAGGTGGGTCCggccccgtccccgccccgcctCCTTTAGCGAGCAAAGCCCCGCCCCCTCTGACCCCGCCTCCCGCAGGGCGGAGCCCGCGgaagccccgccccgccggagCCGAGCGCGAGCCGAAGCGACACCCCGCGGCCAATCAGACGTCGAGCTCCGCGCCCGCAGCCAATGAGGCGTcgccgcggcggcgggcgggggcgggggggcgtGGCCGGGGGCGCGAGGGCGCGGCCGGGCGGCCAATCAGAATCACTGTGCTGCGGGCCAGCTTCTGAGGGGGGCGGTGGAGGGGCGGGGCCTAGCGcgagggggcggggccgtgtGGCCacacggccccgccccctcgCGCTGGGCCCCGCCCCGGTGCGGAAGATGGCGGCGGGGGCgcgcggcgggagcgcggcgctgcggcggctgcggggcgggggcgcggccccggggggcGCGCGGTGAGTGCGGGGGGACCCGGGGGAACCCAGCCCTGACCCATCCCACCCGGCATCCCCCCCAGACCTCCCCCGCACCCCAGCGAGGAGCCGCCTCCCCGCCTCATCATCCCCTACCCCGAGAGCCCCCCCGGACCCCGCGGCACCCCCGGATCCCTCCGAGCCTCGGCGGGGATCCCCGGACACCCCTCGCCTGAACGCCCTGATGGTGCCCCTTCGGGTCCCGCATCGCCCTCCTGGGCACCGCATCCTCCACTCGCACCCCGCGACCCCCTGCGCGGGgacccctcatccctcccccgAGAGCCCTCCGGACCCCGCAATCCCCCCTGCACCTCGCGGCCCTCCTGGCGGGGAcccccggacccccgcccccgAGTCCCCTGAtcccccgccgggccccgcatCTTCCTCGAAACCCGCATCCGGACCCCGCGAGCTCCGGGCAGGGGCCTCGCACCCCCGTCCCCGAGAGCCCCCTGACCGCGCATCCCGCCCCGGACTCCCCATTTCTCGCACCTGCGAGCCCTCGGATCCCGCGGACCTCTGGTGGAGACCCCCGTActcccctcctcccagcccccgATTTCCCCCCCGGACCCCGCATCTTCCCCGAAACTCGCATCGCCCCCCCTCGACCCCCGTGCGGGGACCCCGCACTCGCCGCCCCTGAGACCCCGATCTCACCCCGGACCCCGCATCCCCTTCCCCTGAGAGCCCCCGAGCCCCGCATCCCCCCGGCGgcccccggggcggccccgcggtcgTTGCCTCACGCCGGGGCAAAGGTCCGCCCGCAGCTCGGACCCGGGGCCGAGGGGCCTCCGCTCCccccccgccgctgccccgggggggcggccccgcgtCCCTCGGCGGGCACAGGGGGtcgggctgggggggctgcccTCTCATTCCACGTCCCGTTGCCCATGGAGGGGGTCACTGCCACCGGAGTGCCCCTGGCACTGATGGGGAGCTCTGGGGGGCAAGTTGAGGagctgcccccctgccccgtGTGCCTTTGTCCCTTTGTCCCCATGCTCATGGATGGGGTCACTGCCACCGGAGTGGCTTCTGGAACTTAAGGGGGTCCCTGAGGTCAGGTTGGGGGGCTGCCCCCCTCACCTCATGTCCCCTTGACCACAGAGGGGTCACCACCACTGGAGTAGCccctggggctgaggggggggtccctgaggTCAGGTTGGGGACTGACCCTCTTGCCCCATGTCCCCTTGCCCATGGAGGAGGTCACTGCCACTGGAGTGGCTCTTGGAACTGATGGCTCTGGGGGACAAGTTGGGGGcttcccccctgccccatgcCCATGGAGGGGGGTCACCGCCACCAGAGTGGTCCCTGAGGGCAGGTTGGGGGGCTGCCCCCCTTGCCCTGTGTCCCCTTGACCACAGAGGGGTCACTGCCACTGGAGCAGCCCCCAGGGCCAAGGGGGTTCTGTGGGGGCTGGCTGGGGGAATGCCCCTATCaccccatgtccccttgtcccctTGCTGATGGAGGGGGTCACTGCCACTGGAGTGGCCCCTGGAGCTGAGGGGTGTCCCATGGGGAGCTGCCCGGTCCCCCTCCTGACCTGGGGCTCCCTGGGGGCAGGTTGTGGGGCTGCCCCCCTCTCCCCACATCCCACCTTGGTGTCATTGCCCTGTCGGGGCAGCGTGGCCAAAATCCCTCCGGGTTCTGGGATCCGCCTGGATTCTGGGGGACAGACTGGAACTGCAGACAGACCCCCCCCGAACTGGGACAGGGCTCCCATCTCCCAGTATGGACTGACTGGAACCCACCGAAGCCCCCCAGGATGGAGGGAGTTCCCCCCAGCCGGACAATGGCGGTGGCTGCCCAGGACTGGCAGCGTGGGCTCTGGATCCCGTGTCACCCTCCAGCCGGTCATTCCCGGTCCCTGCCGGTGCTGCCCCCAtggaggggtgtgtgggggCTCCCCCTGACCCGCTGTCCCGCAGGGGGTACTCCCAGGAGGCCGAGGGCAGCTGGTTCCGCTCCCTCTTCGTGCACAAGGTGGATCCGCGCAAGGACGCACATTCCAACCTGCTCTCCAAGAGGGAGACCAGCAACCTCTACAAGATCCAGTGTGAGTGATCCCAgcgggctgggggggcacagaggggggctgccccctcccacccggctcccctgccctccttccccctttcccagcccctctctcctctccctgcagttCACAACGTGAAGCCGGAATGCCTGGAAACCTACAACAAGCTGACGTGAGCACACGTTGAGGGATATCCCAGTGGGATACTGGGGGACTGCCCAGCATCCCAGTGGGATACTGGGGGGCTGTCCTGGAGCAAAAGGGGTGGGAGGGCTTGTGCAGAGCTCCTCGAGTGCCTGGGTCGATCcatgtccctgctccctgcctcgATCCAAGTTTCCCTGGTTGCCTCCCCCAGAGTGCTGCAGATCCCTCCGTGTCCTGGGAGGGCACACAGGGGAGGTTTTTTGGGGTGCTGCCCCCCACCCCACTGCCCCCCCACTGTTCCCCCACAGAGAGGAGGTGCTGCCCAAGCTCCACTCGGACCCCGACTACCCCTGTGACCTGGTGGGCAACTGGAACACCTGGTATGGCGAGCAGGACCAGGCAGGTGAGGGCGggtgggcagcagctcctggtgccaAAGGCAGAGAGCTcgggtgggattttggggtgtttccCCCCGttccccactcccaacccctctctgcaGTGCACCTGTGGCGCTTCTCGGGCGGGTACCCGGCGCTCATGGACTGCATGAACAAGCTGAGGCAGAACAAGGTACCAGCGGGAGAGGGGGGTGAcacccctgtgcccacccccccaGGGCCCCATGGCCCCCCACCCCGACCCCCCCCTCGGCTGGGGCTGTCCCCAGGAGTACCTGGACTTCCGCAAGGAGAGGAGCCGGATGCTGCTGTCCCGCAGGaaccagctgctcctggagtTCAGCTTCTGGAACGAGCCCCAGCCCCGGCGGGGACCCAACATCTACGAGCTCAGGACCTACAAGCTGAAGGTGGGGGGTCACCTCGTGCCTCGGGGTGGTCTCCAGGCTGATGTGCCTGCCCCCTGGGTGGTGTTTTGGGGGGGAAGGCCCCCCTAAATCCCCCCCTGCTTGAGGAGACCCCGGGCAGGGAGGCTCTGACTGGttttcctcccctgctcccagccagggACCATGATTGAATGGGGCAACAACTGGTAAGAGACTGGTTTCCCAGCACcggttttccagcttttccaagGTGGGAAAAGGCCCCTCTGGAGCAGGGTGGACCCCTGGGCAGCCCCCCCAGTGTGTCCTGCTCCGTGCCAGGGCTCGGGCCATCAAGTACCGGCAGGAGAACCAGGAGGCAGTCGGGGGGTTCTTCTCCCAGATCGGGGAGCTCTACGTGGTCCATCACCTCTGGGGTAAgggggggacacctggggggtGGGGGACGGGCTGGGGGGCTCGGGGTACCAGTgccaccctgtccctgcagcctaCAAGGATCTGCAGTCCCGGGAGGAGACGAGGAATGCAGCCTGGAGGAAGAGGGGCTGGGATGAGAACGTGTATTACACGGGTCAGTGGgacccccaccctgctctgggGACCCCAACCCTGCACGTGCTGGAGACCCCCACCTTGCTTTGGGGaccccctttccctgctgggcACCCCCACCCTGCTTGGGAccccctgcctgtgctggagaCCCCACTGAGCTTTGGGGACCCCCTGCCCTTGCTGGGAACCCCACCTTGCTTTGAGGGACCCCATCCTGATTTGGGAATCCCCTGCCCCTGCTGGGGACCCCCACCCGGCTTTGGGGACCCCCACCCGGCTCTGGGgacccccaccctgctctgggGACCCCCTgccctcatctctctcctgtTTCCCTCCCCAGTCCCGCTGATCCGGACCATGGAATCCCGGATAATGATCCCGCTGAAGATCTCCCCCCTGCAGTGACGGGGGGGCCGTGCCTGGGGGTCTCCCTGCACCCCGAGGGGCTCCCTGTCTGCGCCCCCACcctgctggggaagggctgggggggctctgcaccccctcagctccctgctgtccccccctccccgtttTGGGGTGCCCTGTGGGGGCTGAGACCAGGGAAGGGACAGTGGGGGCCCCCCATCCTGTGATGGGTGCCCAGGATGGCACTGCCAggggggctgggcaggctgcagaGGTGGGGGGGGGCTTAATTGCCCCTGGTGGGCCCAGTGGGTGCCTTTGCTGccaattaaatatttaatatgccAAAGCCTGGGCCCCTCttggggtggggatgggggggtgctgggggtgctaCATCCCCCCTGGCATGGGGGGGATGCCATGGGGGAGCCTGCTTTCAGCCAgggggctgccctgccctgtgccagacCCCCACCCGTGGGTGCCACGACACACTGTCATCCCCCAAAGCCCCTGTgtgcccccagtgccactgGGAACCCCCTCCCACACCCATGGATACTCCCAAGTGCTACTGGGAACCTCATCCCATGCCCATGGATAACCCCAGTGCCACTGGAGACCTCATTCCAAGCCCATGGATACTCCCAAGTGTCTCTGGGGACCTCGTCCTGTGCCCCTCCCAACCCCATGGATACCCCCTAGTGCCTCTGGGGGTCCCATCCCATGCCCCCCCAAGCCCATGGATGCATCCAGGACCACTGGGAGCCCCATCCCACACCCACAGATACCCTCAGTGCCATCAGGGACCCCTTCCCATGGCCCCCCCCAAGCTCCTGGATACCCCCAGTGTTATTGGGACCCAATCCCAAGCCCCAAACCCATGGATCCCCCCAGCACCACAGGGGACCCCATCCTGTGCCCCCCAGCACCATCAGGGATCCCATCCCAAGCCCATGGATACCCCCAGTGTCTCTGGGGACCCCATCTCAAGCACCCCCCATATATACCCCCCTCCATCACTGGGGACCCCATCCTGTGCCCCCCCCAAGCCTATGGATACCCCCAGTGCCATTAGGGACCCCCTCTCATGCCCCTTCAAGTCCCTGGGTACCCCCAGCATCACTGGGGGCCCCAACCCAAGCCCCTCCAAACCCATGGGTACCCCAGTGCCACTGGGGACCTCGTCCCATGaccccctcccccaaacccaTGGACCCCCGGTGTTATTGGGACCCCATCCCAAGCCTCCGAAACCCCATGGATCCCCCCAGAACCACAGGGGACCCCATCCTGtgccctcctccagctcccgTGTGCCTCCCCACCCCATCAGAGatcccaccccaaacccaagGATCCCCCCAGCACCACCGGGGACTCCATCCCGTGGTCCCCCGAGTCCATGGATCCACCCAGTGCTACTGGGGTATCgccctcctctgcccttccaAGCACATGGGTACCCACAGTGCCACTGAGGACCCCATCCCAAGCCCCCACAAACCCATGGATACCCCCAGTTTTATTGGGACCCCATCCCAAGCCCCCACAAACCCATGGATACCCCCCTCCATCACCGAGGACCCCATCCCGtgcccccccggccccatcACTGATCCCACCCCAAGCCCGTGGATCCCCCCCAGCGCCTCCGGGACCCCCTACCCGAGCCCCCCCCATTCCTGTGGGTGCCCTTGTGCCCCAGAAGCCCCCCCAACCCCACCCGTGGGCCCATCGCGGGGGTCCTGCCCCCCTCTCCCCCGGGTTTATG of the Pseudopipra pipra isolate bDixPip1 chromosome 18, bDixPip1.hap1, whole genome shotgun sequence genome contains:
- the LOC135424354 gene encoding pleckstrin homology domain-containing family A member 4-like codes for the protein MRGWLHKQDSSGLRLWKRRWFVLADLCLYYYRDSSEQRVRGGLPLPGYEIRVLPPAPRAPQFLFTAEHPGMRTYCLGAETPEELHAWVCALRRGASPLPGSLGYGGLGAQGVRGASPLLGKEVRGGRRAQGALSLPWGVGYGGHGEHRGAREASPLPRGRGCPQRRRSSRPGRTPGPLWGDRGDAPTPKPLPQVGPAPSPPRLL
- the NIPSNAP1 gene encoding protein NipSnap homolog 1; protein product: MRRRRGGGRGRGGVAGGARARPGGQSESLCCGPASEGGGGGAGPSARGRGRVATRPRPLALGPAPVRKMAAGARGGSAALRRLRGGGAAPGGARGYSQEAEGSWFRSLFVHKVDPRKDAHSNLLSKRETSNLYKIQFHNVKPECLETYNKLTEEVLPKLHSDPDYPCDLVGNWNTWYGEQDQAVHLWRFSGGYPALMDCMNKLRQNKEYLDFRKERSRMLLSRRNQLLLEFSFWNEPQPRRGPNIYELRTYKLKPGTMIEWGNNWARAIKYRQENQEAVGGFFSQIGELYVVHHLWAYKDLQSREETRNAAWRKRGWDENVYYTVPLIRTMESRIMIPLKISPLQ